In Nasonia vitripennis strain AsymCx chromosome 2, Nvit_psr_1.1, whole genome shotgun sequence, a genomic segment contains:
- the LOC100121228 gene encoding mitotic spindle assembly checkpoint protein MAD2A-like, which yields MPLPVAPVQATKGLTLEGSAVVIKDYLSFAINSILFQRDVCRPDEFEMVNKYGLPIMMMKDDSSVRHILQDAEKAMSSNGLKRVILALFEKYTDTVIEKWEFEIETDKSEKNNNNQMGSKNITLVQAEIRAVLKQVLGSVSFLPIIEAGSKFRILFVFEKGFSLPGWTTYHGSIAVNNSEEFVFKDFSTSLHKCATKVTYRS from the exons ATGCCGCTACCCGTAGCACCAGTACAAGCCACAAAAGGCTTAACCCTCGAAGGATCTGCCGTGGTGATCAAAGACTACCTTT CATTCGCTATCAACAGCATTCTGTTTCAACGTGATGTATGCAGACCTGACGAATTCGAAATGGTCAACAAGTATGGCCTACCAATTATGATGATGAAAGATGACAGTAGTGTCAGACATATATTACAAGACGCTGAAAAAGCTATGTCCTCCAACGGATTGAAAAGGGTAATCCTTGCgctatttgaaaaatatactgACACTGTCATTGAGAAATGGGAATTCGAAATAGAGACtgacaaatctgaaaaaaacaacaacaaccaaATGGGATCGAAGAACATAACTTTAGTCCAGGCTGAGATTCGTGCTGTGTTGAAACAGGTGTTAG GAAGTGTTAGCTTTCTACCAATTATTGAAGCAGGATCAAAGTTTCGTATTCTATTCGTATTTGAGAAAGGATTCAGCCTGCCAGGCTGGACCACCTATCATGGCTCAATCGCCGTGAATAATAGTGAAGAATTCGTCTTCAAGGACTTCTCAACCTCTTTGCACAAGTGTGCAACCAAAGTGACGTACAGAAGTTAA
- the Mbd gene encoding methyl-CpG binding domain protein isoform A (isoform A is encoded by transcript variant A), with protein sequence MNMSVEKKKYSSALPTNWPTREEQPPRKSQSQQQLTSTGKVDVFYYSRGVRNDASLVPPIRQTASIFKQPVTIYKTQEGKVKDIKHGNQEKPKQEGADKTDSKYGSRDKPKQLFWEKRLEGLRACDPDGYEFDGMDLPKSLRPVGPYITEETLLQSVATALHVSTQPVTGQTGSKSSLEKNPGVFLNPEQPLVQAVSITDEDIKRQEERVASARKKLQEALRSMYA encoded by the exons ATGAATATGTcagtggaaaaaaagaaatattctTCGGCGCTGCCCACGAACTGGCCAACTCGCGAAGAGCAGCCGCCAAGGAAGAGCCAGAGCCAACAACAGTTGACGTCCACGGGAAAGGTTGACGTCTTCTACTACAG TCGAGGAGTAAGAAACGATGCTTCTCTGGTTCCTCCAATTAGACAAACTGCATCAATATTCAAACAACCAGTGACAATTTACAAAACCCAAGAAGGCAAAGTAAAAGATATCAAACATGGAAATCAGGAGAAACCCAAACAG GAAGGAGCCGATAAAACAGACAGCAAATACGGCTCCCGAGACAAACCTAAACAG CTGTTCTGGGAAAAGCGGCTGGAGGGTCTGAGGGCTTGCGATCCCGATGGCTACGAGTTCGACGGCATGGACTTGCCAAAATCACTCCGACCGGTTGGACCTTACATCACCGAGGAGACGCTGTTGCAAAGCGTTGCCACTGCGCTACACGTGTCGACGCAACCCGTCACCGGACAGACAGGATCCAAATCTTCACTCGAGAAGAACCCTGGCGTCTTCTTGAATCCCGAACAGCCGCTGGTTCAg GCTGTATCCATAACAGACGAGGACATCAAACGACAAGAAGAACGAGTAGCCAGCGCGAGGAAAAAACTGCAAGAGGCATTACGCTCTATGTACGCGTGA
- the Mbd gene encoding methyl-CpG binding domain protein isoform B (isoform B is encoded by transcript variant B), which yields MNMSVEKKKYSSALPTNWPTREEQPPRKSQSQQQLTSTGKVDVFYYSRGVRNDASLVPPIRQTASIFKQPVTIYKTQEGKVKDIKHGNQEKPKQLFWEKRLEGLRACDPDGYEFDGMDLPKSLRPVGPYITEETLLQSVATALHVSTQPVTGQTGSKSSLEKNPGVFLNPEQPLVQAVSITDEDIKRQEERVASARKKLQEALRSMYA from the exons ATGAATATGTcagtggaaaaaaagaaatattctTCGGCGCTGCCCACGAACTGGCCAACTCGCGAAGAGCAGCCGCCAAGGAAGAGCCAGAGCCAACAACAGTTGACGTCCACGGGAAAGGTTGACGTCTTCTACTACAG TCGAGGAGTAAGAAACGATGCTTCTCTGGTTCCTCCAATTAGACAAACTGCATCAATATTCAAACAACCAGTGACAATTTACAAAACCCAAGAAGGCAAAGTAAAAGATATCAAACATGGAAATCAGGAGAAACCCAAACAG CTGTTCTGGGAAAAGCGGCTGGAGGGTCTGAGGGCTTGCGATCCCGATGGCTACGAGTTCGACGGCATGGACTTGCCAAAATCACTCCGACCGGTTGGACCTTACATCACCGAGGAGACGCTGTTGCAAAGCGTTGCCACTGCGCTACACGTGTCGACGCAACCCGTCACCGGACAGACAGGATCCAAATCTTCACTCGAGAAGAACCCTGGCGTCTTCTTGAATCCCGAACAGCCGCTGGTTCAg GCTGTATCCATAACAGACGAGGACATCAAACGACAAGAAGAACGAGTAGCCAGCGCGAGGAAAAAACTGCAAGAGGCATTACGCTCTATGTACGCGTGA